tatacatgatgtgattgttctgaccagagtttggtttttacagctgagaaggtattgagagttgctagactacactcgcggcagattagatttactgccgctagggtgcatctaaaTTTCTAGAATAAAGAACTATAAGTCCGGTCATCAAAACCGAGGCTAAAGCGACAGTCTATTCCATAGGTTATGTTTTTCACCACTGAAAATCAAAAgaatgtcattttgttttttgtaaatgtgactcatataatgcattaaacgtcaaataatctaaaaaaaactaaaacacacAACGTTCCGCAGGCTTTATATTGACAGTTGCTGAGCGCGAATTCCAGAGCAACGCTTCAGTTAACAGTCACAAAGTGCAAGATGAGATGTGTAAAGTTAGCTAACTAAACGGCTGTGTTACAATAGAAGTTAAAACAAGCAGCAGAAACAATCAGCTGGCAAAGACTGTATCAACCAAAGCTCAGCTTTGACAAGGGATGCAGGTCAGGAAGGAAGGAGAAGGTGAAGGAGATGAGAAGCAGAAATTGTGCTATTTAACTACCGGCCAAAAGTTTGAGaacggtaagatttttaaaatgtttttgtaagaagtatcttttgctcaccaaggctacatttatttgatccaaaataaagcaaaaacagTATTGTTGTGTAAAATTTttacaatgtatttttttttctatttgaatagatttttttttttttttaagtattcctgtgatcaaagttgAATTTATCCGCATTACTCCAGTCTCAAgagtcacataatccttcagaaatcattctaatatgaagatttaatgatcaacaaaaatgtatgatttttatcagtgttgaaaacagttttgtctggataatttaatgaatagaaagtttaaaagaacagcatttatctgaaatataaagcttttgcaacattataaatgtctatactgtcacttgaacaatttaatgcatccttgctgaataaactATATATTTAAGTTCTTTCtcgaaaataatttaaaaaaaatctattcatcaaataatcctaaaaaaaatgttttacacaactgctttcaacattgacaataatcataaatgcttcttgagcagtgaatcctcatatgagaatgattagtgaaggatcatgtgacactgaagactggagtaatgatgataaattcagctttgatcacaggaataaattaccctttactatatattcacatagttattttacatttgaatagaatttcacaatattacagcttttttgaattttaataacataaatgcagccttggtgagcagaagagacttctttaaaaacaatttaGAAATCATACCATTCTCAAACTTTTGTTTGAGTagtgtatatttaataaatggCTGACAACGATTTTGGATCGCTATAGGTTGGCCTGTATGTTTGGTACAATAGGGGGCCCAAGCTCATATTTTTTCATAGGGCCCAAAATTGCTAGCTACCCCCCATGCAAGTACATTCTCAGACGAGCGCTCTTCTTCGTGAGCATTTGAGTGTGGGGTTAAAAACTAGATTGCCCTCTGCTATTAAAAACTAAGCTCAGAATCTATTTGAGAGAGAAACGCAATGCATATGGAAAATCTCATAATCGAGCGATGCGTCGATTTATTGTCCCTGCGCTAATATGAACACATTGGCGTATCGTTACGAAACTCTGTATGTGTCTTCGCACCATGCCCTGACTACTCAGAAAGTCTTGGAGCAGCGCCACCTTCAAAAGTTATACATTTCTAAAAATTCTACTATAATAacttttaataaaacaacataaaGTTATGGATTTCCTGTCTATAGACCTAACCATTTGCTTATTACACATGGACAAAGTTAATGGCATTATGCCAAAAAGACACTGAGGCTGTATTTCTGCAGTGTTTCAGGATATTGACACCAAAATATGCATGTCATTGTCACTTCACATCAATTTGGtcacagcgccacctattggtcgaaagtgataaacaaTTAAATCACTTCTAgagattgtgttttattttattttttcaagcaTGTTGCTAAAAATCATCTTAATATGCCTTTAATTGCTCGTTGTGCCAGTTGCTCTGATGCCCAGCCGTGTTTGGGTGACTTATTGTGCCATACACATTAGTGCTTGGTCctgaattgtttttgtttttttggtgaactatgcatctaaaaactgaatttaaaaatatttgttctTTAATAATGTGACTAACAGAAGTATCTTTCCTCTAGCAATCAAAGTATAAAGTCATGAACAAGGACCAATGGTACAACGTCTTAGAGTTCAGCCGTACAGTTAACACAGACTTGAGCAACTACGATGAAGATGGAGCCTGTAAGTTCATGTTTGTCTTGTAGAGTTGCACGATTAATCATTAATAGATCGCAATCTCGATTCAAACACCCACGTGGTCTTATTTCTAAATGACAGCGATTTGGCTATGTCTATTTAACCTTTGACAAAATCACAGCGGATTCAAAATCTGCCTGTATGTTTGGTACACTGACCCAGAGAACGCTGTTGTCATGTATAGGTATGAAACGGCTTCACAAATAGTGTTTTCAAACACACAGTATCAATATTTCTGTTAGGTTTAGAATTCATATTCTCACAGACGTACTGGAATAAAAGTTTATAGTTCCGACATAAACACTGATGTCCATGGTAGGTATCAAAATAGAGTTAATCACCTTTTGAAAGTAATTTAATACTTCAAATGAGGATCaattaaattgttacactaGTAGGTGATGACAAgtgacttaaaaatgtatttgtcattcattcaaaagatctgttcaaaaacactgattcatccagtaataaaACAAGTGAGAAGTAGGAGCAGTATTTGAGTCAGTGAataattcattcaaattcattattttaaagtcattttaaatAGACTGCAGCAATTCAAATTTTGTCAGAACATTTAGTAAATGTTTTCTTTCAGTTGTCTATTCAAAATCGTAGCAGAATCGTGATCTTTATATTATACCAAAACAATTGTGATCGTCAATTTATCGTGTAGCTCTATTGTCTTGTAACCCTTCCATTCGTCTTTCTCATTTGAATTTCTaatgatctgtctctgtgccaATTTCAGGGCCAGTGATGCTGGATGAGTTTGTGGAGTGGCATAAAGCCAAAATTGCATTATAGCACAACCAGATGCTGAATTAAAGCACATCAGATATTTTTGTCGGTGTGCCCCAGTCTGCCCCAGAAGATGGCAAACCTCTCGAGGATTGCTTCGTGTCCGATGCCCAATACGGATCATCACTACCCAGAGACTTTTACAGTGTTACTTAAAAAGGAAAATGGCACAGAGAAATCACAAGACAAACAAAAGGGGAAATATTTTTCATATGTATTGATTTGTTTCAACCATTCTATTGCCAGtgttgtatgattttttttttctgagagggAAACAGTCTGTTTGTAATTTGTccctttcatttttttttccttaaagTTTTACTTTGTTTATAGTGTCTTgaaaaggaaataaataaagcagttgtaaattatttttgttCTGGACATTAGTGGCATACctttttacaattacaatttaagattgaacttGGGTCTGGGGAGTctactctgtattttctactgcacaagaggtgtgataaaTGAGCATTATGCAAATGACTCTCGATGCATTCATCCAATGAaaccacaagaggcatgataaaCTGCGGAACAAGAGTGGGCATTTCTACATTTGTGGGGGGTTTCAAACTATTAATTACACAATAAAAATGATCCCCTTCACCCGACCACACCCATAAACCCTACCCACACTGTGATGTGGGCAAATCAGGTAATGTAGTTGAAAACATCCCTCTGTTTATGGCCTTGCCCACTGATGTGATAACTATTATTACTAACCTGCAGAGACCTATACTTGTGGgaacgacccatcgcttctttaaatggactgcatttatatagcgctttttctttatccgtcatcatgttaaacccgccaatagcgtgctaggtggataagccagtctgattggttcccgcaaaagtgtatcAGAAggagtagaaattaatgtacaggtttgcCGGCTGTCCCAGTCTAGTGGCATACAGTAATGTAAGAGCAATTAAGGATTATTCAACAATCTAAATGTAgcatgaataaaaatatttacttttacaCACACTACTACTCAAAAGTTTGGGTCCGTATGAACCTTTAAAATTTATATCAAAggtaagtctcttatgctcatctagactgcatttatttgatccaaagtACAGTGAAAAAAGTAACACTGTAaaattttagaaataaaaattatttaaaaatgtaatttattcatgtaatgcaaagctgaattttcagtggTGTCATGATTCTTCTGATTCGCTGCTCAAGAAAGATTTTgattataaatcaaatattttgctgatttttttaataagttcaaaagagcagaatttattttaaatataaatcttcTGTAACATGCATGTCTGTActgtcactttaatgcagctttactgaaaaaaaacattgttcaataaaataaatcttactgaccccaaacttctgaacaaatactgtataaatatttttgattacatCTCTAATATATGCATCAACTACTGTTGAAAGAACAGCTGACATTGTCTGTATACAATTTTAACTTACAATTCACAGATATTAAAGACACAAAATTGCTAAATTTTAATGAGCACTTGGATTTTGAAAGAATCCAGAGTTGTCCCAGTTGTCTGCCAATTCTGATTtcaaaatggggggggggggaatctgCATAATCTAAATTACACCCACAACATTTTCAAAGGTCTTTACAATTATTGCTTCCTCCATTTCATGATGTCTCTTGACTTGTTTGTGAGACAGCGTCTCCTTCTGTAGCTGAAACACTGCTTTCATGGGAAGGAACATCAGGTTGAGTCAACTGGTTCTCGGCTGACTCTCTAACTGGGCTGATGTCTGCCTGTATCATGATGGCATTGAGTCTTGTCAGTGATTTCGTTCTCATTTTTGGCCTGACCTCGTCTTTACCCTCTATTCCAGGGTCTTTGATGTGGCTGTATTGATTCCCGTCTTCATCATAGTTGTACAGTTTAATGATGCGGCTCTTCTTCTTTGGATGTGGACTAACCACTGATCTGAACTCTTGGTTTTGTTCTTCACCTTCACAGCTCTGAGTTTGGTTTGCATCATCCTTGCCGTCATCTGCATTTCCATTTTCTCTAGCGTCTACATTATCAGCGTTCCTAGGTTCCTGATCAGTCATACCAACGTCCACAGTGTCTTCTCCAGTACTGTTGTTTTTATAAAAGAACACTGTCTCAGGTTGTGTTCTGGTGGTCTGTGCGTTGTTTTGTCCATCGATATCATTGTGATTGTTTATTCTATATGGTAGGCAAGACCTTATCGTTTGTAGACACTTTATCACGTAGGATCTACTGAACGCACCAAGTGTGAAGGCCACTAAAAAGCTCACGATTACTGATGATGCCACAGCCGCTGCGAAATGGCTTTCTGACAGCGTTTCCGTGTACACCTCCCTGGTCTTCCTCAGCCGTTTCTTGGTGTTAGGATTTAAGCCCACTACACAAACTCTGTAAGGCACAATTGTTTTGCTCATCTGGTCCAGATGGATACAGAAATAGAGTCCGTCATGGCTGGATGTGGCCTTTGGAATCCTCAAAGTGGCATTGCATGTTTCCACTGGGTCTTTGTTTTGGTGGTTGCAGCCTTCAAACAGTCCAAAGGGTGTCTGCCACCACTGAGCCAGCACTGCAAAGTGAAgaataaaacaatcaaaacaaaTGCTTTTCAAAGCTtgaaacactttttaaaaaatggtcaGTGGAAGAAAGGCACTTAACAATCACAAAATATTCATCTACAACTTAAACTcatcatataatataataataaatatgcaTCCACTCCAGATAGGAGTGATTCaggttatatatttttttatctgaatattttaattcctttaCTGTGTAAAACAATTTGAATTACAATGGTGCATGAAATGTGCTGCATAAATAAATCTGCTTTGCCTAAACTATTAATTTTAGTTGACATTTTTCCAATTAAATGTtaatactgaaataaaataaaacattaaaaaatgctaGTTATTAAAGCAGCATTTCAGATATTACTtggtgtaaaaaaaactaaaacagaaataaaaatgaatgaaaactagacacattaaacaaatataactataaataataaaacttaataatgaaaatgataaaagagatattttaaactaaatgaGCTCATTTAGTATATAGCTCATAACTGAATTTAAAACAACACCAGGATAAGTAATTTTAGTCTATACTCAGCTACTGAATAAGAGCCGTAGGGACACACTGAGGTgcaacacattacacacacattcacctGCTGTCTCTGGAGGTGGAGTTAGTCTGGTCAGTAAGTCTCAGAACCAGCTGACTGAGGGGACTTGTTTCAGGGTTCAGTTCTTGGGTTTGTATTTGTAACGCTTTAAAATGTAGCAATTCTGTGGGATTCTCTGATCACTTAGTGGACACCAAACTTCACTTCCATACAGCACTATGGGCTGAATCACACTATCAAAGATTTTGATCCAGATTGGAATCGGAAAGTCAAAGGTTTGGATTATTTTCTTAATGGCATATAGAGCTTGTTGAGCTTTGTCTTTGAGAGCATTCACTGCCAAACTGAAACTCCCTGAATAGAAGCAGTGATGACCTGGCCAAAGAAAGTGTACTGCatcgtgctctctctctctctctctctctctctctctctctctctctctctctctctctcaaaaactctcaattttttttttataaagtataaaaaccattacatgtATGGAGAGTCACCACCAAGATAGCTaaccagatgtgtgtgtgtgtgtgtgcagcaaatacagggagtgcagaattattaggcaagttgtatttttgaggattcattttattattgaacaataaccatgttctcaattaacacaaaaaacttttttttgtttttttgttttagctattttagcgggatatctgtgtgtgcaggtgactattactgtgcataattattaggcaacttaacaaaaaaactaatttatacccatttcaattatttatttttaccagtgaaaccaatataacatctcaacattcacaaatatacatttctgacattcaaaaaccaaacaaaaacaaatcagtgaccaatatagccacctttctttgcaaggacactcaaaagcctgccatccatggattctgtcagggttttgatctgttcaccatcaacattgcgtgcagcagcatccacagcctcccagacaccgttcagagaggtgtattgttttccctccttgtaaatcgcacatttgatgatggaccacaggttctcaatggggttcagatcaggtgaacaaagaggccatatcattagattttcttcttttataccctttcttgccagccacgctgtggagtacttgtgtgatggagcattgtcctgcatgaaaatcatgtttttcttgaaggatgcagacttcttcctgtaccactgcttgaagaaggtgtcttccagaaactggcagtaggactgggagttgagcttgactccatcctcaacccgaaaaggccccacaagctcatctttgatgataccagcccaaaccagtactccacctccaccttgctggcgacGGACtagagctctctgccctttaccaatccagccacgggcccatccatctggcccatcaagactcactctcatttcatcagtccataaaaccttagaaaaatcagtcttgagatatttcttggcccagtcttgacgtttcagcttgtgtgtcttgttcagtggtggttgactttctgcctttcttaccttggccatgtctctgagtattgcataccttgtgcttttgggcactccagtgatgttgcagctctgaaatatggccaaactggtggcaagtggcatcttggcagctgcacgcttgacttttctcagttcacgggcagttattttgcgccttggtttttctacactcttcttgcgaccctgttgactattttgaatgaaacgcttgattgttcgatgatcacgtttcagaagcttggctattttaagactgctgcatccctctgcaatatatctcactatttttgacttttttgagcctgtcaattccttcttttgacccattttgccaaaggaaaggaagttgcctaataattatgcacacctgatatagggtgttgatgtcattagaccacaccccttctcattacagagatgcacatcacctaatatgcttaattggtagtaggctttccagcctatacagcttggagtaagacaacatgcatagcgaggatgatgtggtcaaaatactcatttgcctaataattctgcactccctgtacatATAATAACTCTGGGGCTAAACTGAGCTTGGTACATGCAATCAACATTACATTTTGTGTAATATTTAAGATAATGGAATAAGATTGTGTATTTATATTCCCCACATGCtttaaaaagaaatacatttgTATGCATGCTGCTCACCTTCATTTCCTTCATGTCTGCACCGAAGTATCAGCGTTTCTCCTGAATGAATGTGAAGTGAGTTTTCAGGTCTGACCAGATAGTTTGTTTGACTCATTGGCGACTGTTGATCATTTCTCTCATACATGTCATTGGGTTCTTTTCTGCTTCTACTTACACATGGAAAGTTCCAAAGGAGAATCAAACTCAACAAAGAATGGATTCTGAACTCCATGGTCTCTAAAAAAAAGAGATGTTCATTAACTTCAATGTAAAATCTTAAATAGTTTGAGAAAATCTGAGAATGTCTTACTGTTAACATTTAAagaattaaatacatttaaaaccatACAGATAAAttacatatatttataaaaatcatTCTGATCAGCCAGTCAGAAACTCACCAAACGAGTCTTGTTTGTGCTGTTTTCTCAATAAGAGGAGTAAAGTACAGTCCTCACATGACAGCCCTTATATTTCTTCTCGTGCTCCATGTTTAAAGATTAACATTTTTTCTCTTCAATAATAGACAGGATGTCATGTGGATGAGAATGCCAGTGGATTATCTTAAAGATTTGAGTTGATATAAAGCCAGTATATGGTTGAACAAATGTGAGTTTTGGGTAATTAGTAACATTGTTTGCCACTGTGATACATTCGTGCAGAGTAGCAAATAAGAATTTGACAATTATTCAAGCAGGTATGATTGTATCCATTCAATGCAATACAACAGCAGAAAAATCATATTTGGATATATTTCTGATGAATCTCTCAGAGGTCCATCATTTTCCATAAATGGGTAACAGATTTGTTCTGAGTCATGGTCATGGACAGCAGAGGAAACAATGATAAATGCAAATCATGAAACATGGACTGTTATAATAGAAAAATATAAAGAATTTTAAAAAGCAGAGTCTTGTGTTGTTGATGTCAAAGGCTGTGCATGTAAGATTGTGGTATTGGGTATTTCTTTGCATGTTTTTTgttgaatataaaaaaaaaaaaaaaaaaaaaatcgaactttttttttttttaaaatgttttattattgaacaaatcACAGGGGATATATCACAGAATAATTTAAGATAAAAGAAACTTGAGGTAGAGCAAGGCAATACATTATCAAATAAGATTaagaaatatacaaataaatataaataacaaacaaataataaaaaggaatatataaataaataacgtgaaactaaaaaaagagagaagaaTCTTCAGGAATCAGGAGGTAGCCTAACTTATAGCCTACCTaatgaatatttatttacatgtttttttttaattaacaaatTGGTTTTTAGCAGCTTTCTTGTTAAACGATGAACAAAGTcagaaaataaatttaaatcGACACTGAAAAAGCCTAAAAAATAAGCTTAGGTGACTTTACATTTGTGGAGATGAAATTGGCCATAAATTACCAGTTTTAACCAGTCGTACTGTAGCCTACATCTTCTTTGACCCTGAGTCCCACATCAAAAACAGCATGGCTACATAAAAATCGCAAATCGAAAGTTTGCaataagcagaaaaaaaaaataaaacaagccaCGGCACTTCTTTCCAGAACTCCTTTGCATAATCACGTTCAAAAAACAAATGTGGAATTGTTTCAAAATTAGAATTACAGAATGTGCACTGTGAATACTAGACGTCCAACTTACGTTAAAGggtacttcaccgctttttcatattaaattatgttattcccttaactaaaacgagttgatacatacatCTCGTCTCACTGTGTGCACTTAAGAAAGAAGACGAATGATCAGCACTGTGAAAAGTAACAGATGTCACGTGACAACAACACCCGTGTTCAGCAGCAACCTAGAACAATATTTTTTCAGCAATAATTATGTACCCAATTCAAAACAAATTACAGGctgcaaaacaacaacaacaacaacaacaacaacaacaacaacaacaacaacaacaacaacaacaacagtttTACCTGAATTTCAAAGCAATCGCTATATTCCACCTGCTTGTTCTATTTGTACAGCGATCCACATGAAAGGTACCGTTTTTGCCACAAGGTGGCAGCAGTAAACTTAAagagcaagatggtttgtaaaaCCGTTTTGTTGTTTCCCTTGCATTTGTCGTCTTTGCTCGGCTGGATATAGAAAAAACTGGATATAGAATTACAGTGAAACTCGAAACTGCGTGTAAAAGGCAATCCTCTTCCTTTCCTCAGAAAAGTTTGATAACCAAATTTTCTCACCCCATGTTTCCCCAATGATAAATTCGGATGAGTTGCAGAAAGTGTCAGCAGTAAAGGCCCCACCCTCAGACCACAGAGAACATGAAAGATACGAGGAAATAGACACAAGACCGAAAAACACAGTCCGGTGGATTACAGTCTCTAGAGGATTGAGGAGAAAGAAACCATAGGAGAAACCTATGTCTGAACTGTGAACATCTGTGCATATGAATTAGTCAATTATAAGAAGCATCTGTTCATACCTCATTTGAATATTCTCAACCGGCTGCGGCTGAGGAAAACACGAAGAGTTTTGCAGGTAATTTAAGGTTCTTGCAACTTTACGTATCATGTttactgatttttttcttccatatttgtcatttttgcgGGGCTGGGGGTGTTCAGGTAGCTTCACTCAACATCTCACTTCTGCAGCATTTCTCTCTTTGTCGTGACTTGAGTTTGTTtgcttgtgtgtttgtgtgtggaatGTTGGACAGGAATGATTTACACTGGAACAGGCTGGAAATTGACGGTTCATAACAATAtgaacatttttataatttgtgatttgttatttatttattttttctggtCTGGAAAACTCATGAATGAAATATAGTAAGTGTAGTCTCTTCAATATTTAATATGACtacttttgttattattatcttATCCAGTAATCATTAACATTCGACAAAACTATGGGATTTCTTGATTAAGTCCATCATAATATTTGTATTCAATTTTCTCTAGTAAATGTTACATTCCGAACATACTgacctacattttttttttttttttttacaaaaacattgTTCCTCTAacaataaaagttgttgtttatCTGTACTTAAACAACATCTGTTTATGGCCTCATGTCTTTAACAAAAAGTTGAAGTTCTTAAATAAAACTCTTAAATCAACTGATTTCATACATAGCCTACattaaaattacttaaaaacatTGAGCAAAAATTTAAAAAGTTAAGTTAACCCTGTAAAATCTGATATGAAATAATAGtcagattattttttaaacggagCAGTTATTATTGCTAACTATattataaagttatttttatatgGCCAAAAAGATGAAATTCTGATTATCTGTAATGTAAGTCAATGAGATCTGCAACTGTAGCAGACTACTTacattaaatgtatataaatatcagtTGTAAACTTGGCACTCTATATCTCCTAATGTTTTAGACTTAGATGAAAtttaaatgcttagttttatTATGAAAACTGAAAGTTTTTATTGTGAGGGCAAAATATATAATGCAGTACGATTATGATTAAAAGATGGACAATTCATCAAATGCCTATTTGATTTGAAAATGATTTAAGAGTAAATGTAGAGATTAAAATATTAAGAGGAAAGATCCTGTAGCATTTGAACACAGATTGGAGAATTTAATGTTGTTTTATTATAATGacactgacacattttaaagtGTCCAGATGCTTTCTCAGGCCGAATGTCACTAGTTGAAGACGCACCCTCTTTAAAAACACAATACCATTGCTGACTCATTCTCATGATCCTGATAGTTGAGAATGAAGAGCCATGTGTTGTGAAAGGGATTTATATTGTGTTTGTCTTCAGAAACCAGTATCTTT
The nucleotide sequence above comes from Pseudorasbora parva isolate DD20220531a chromosome 16, ASM2467924v1, whole genome shotgun sequence. Encoded proteins:
- the LOC137043641 gene encoding uncharacterized protein, producing the protein MEFRIHSLLSLILLWNFPCVSRSRKEPNDMYERNDQQSPMSQTNYLVRPENSLHIHSGETLILRCRHEGNEVLAQWWQTPFGLFEGCNHQNKDPVETCNATLRIPKATSSHDGLYFCIHLDQMSKTIVPYRVCVVGLNPNTKKRLRKTREVYTETLSESHFAAAVASSVIVSFLVAFTLGAFSRSYVIKCLQTIRSCLPYRINNHNDIDGQNNAQTTRTQPETVFFYKNNSTGEDTVDVGMTDQEPRNADNVDARENGNADDGKDDANQTQSCEGEEQNQEFRSVVSPHPKKKSRIIKLYNYDEDGNQYSHIKDPGIEGKDEVRPKMRTKSLTRLNAIMIQADISPVRESAENQLTQPDVPSHESSVSATEGDAVSQTSQETS